Below is a window of Camelina sativa cultivar DH55 chromosome 11, Cs, whole genome shotgun sequence DNA.
AATTTCCTGAAGACTAAAACTAGTCATGTAGGAAACACTACGAAAAATTACCATTTCTATTTTCTGTTTCAACTTTTGAGGAGTGTCGATAACAAACTGACCTGTTACAACTCAGAATTTAGACGTTAGTGAAtgtttttgctataatattATCTTAAACTTAAGCATAGATGTAAAATGCATATGTACTTACTCATTttcttaaaaccaaaatcatgTGGTATCACAGTATAGAACTCTCTGCATCAACAATGACACAAAGTTAGGCTATCTCAAATCTATATTCTTTTTGTGGTAAACAGTTATGTAATCAACTAAAAGCGACACATAGTCTAGCAATTAACAAATGGCCTACCCACTCAGTTCCTCAAGCTTCTTTCTATCAAACCGGTCAATCACCTCCGAGATTCTCTTCAACACCTCATAACCCTAGATAGATCGAAGAGAAGCTATTATGTGATATCACAACAAACTATGATTTACAGAAATGAGACCAAACAGATACTATATTTACCTTTGAAATTGTGGACTTGCTTATTTTGCCAAGTGGCAGTTTGTTAGCGTCATATCCTTcaattacaaattttgaaaatatgtaagAGGATTGTGACAAACAAAAGGACAGGAAAAAAGGTAGAAAGTACAAACTCAGATAAAGGGAGACCAGAACTAATTAAGAAATAGTGTATCAGACATAAAAGCAAAGGAATCTCAACCACTGCTAAATTTGCCAATGGATACTCTCACTTGAATGAAGTGATAAAAGTAAGACTAACGAACCTATCTCCATCATGTGCTGTGCCATCATGCTGACATCACATATAAGAGAAATGAACTTGGCAACCCGAGTATCTAGTTTTGAATTTTCAGGTTTAAATTCGGAAGATGAACTGGGAATATCATTGACCTGAGTAAAAAGAATTGTGAACTAATTAAGAGTAAGAGCACATTTGAACAATGAGAAAATTTACAATTGCAAttaaacagaggaaaaaaagtAGTTATGCACTCAAAACCCCATTGCAAGGATTCCAAAACACTCACCGGTGAATCGTTCTCCTCTTTTCCATAGTCCATTTCGAGCCATGTATAGGACTTGGGATGAGGAATAAATTCCTTTCTACGAGGCCAATAATTCTTTGTCTTGTCAAAGAACTTATTCCTAAATATTTCTATGGCAGGATGACATGAGTAATAAGGCCCATCTAACTTACTTTGTCCTTTCACACCAACTCTTCCCCATCTGGTGTAAACCATGTATGTCTTTTTAGTATCTGACTCTGCACAAATGCACAATAAAGAAGAGAGAACCATGAAGAATGACAAAGAGTCCCCAAAAGCTGTAACTGCTTCAAGAGGTTTTTTGATACTCAAACAAGACAACTATTGTCTTCTTAATCTTGAAAAGTAGCAAAAACAGCCAAGCAACaaggaaatttaaattttaaaggtCTTGGAAGACTGACCTAGGACTTGTAGGACAAGGAACTTGTTATTGTTATCCCTGACATTTGTCTGATTTAAGATAGCATCATAAACATTATCACCCTACAACATTCAACAAACACCCCAGTTTCTAGTCACATTCATGAACACAGTAAGAAGCAAAACTCAAGATTAGGTTCACAATCCTTACTCTTTGTAGAACATGGTACTGTTTCTTTATCTGATCAGGAATCCATTGATCCAATACAGCTGCACCCTTCTTTGTTGCGGTTacgattttctcttttttcttgtcCTCTTCAAACCCATTTTTGTCATCTTCAGCTTCATCTATCCCTTTAAAAAACGATACAAACACAATAATTAAGAACATTTCCATACAAACAATACAATCCCAATAAACGAATTCACATCAACAAACTCATTACCAGATTTGACTGGTGCGTTGGAATCGTTACTAGCGTCATTGCAGAGTCTCTCAAGAAGTTCTTTTTTGGTTCCTGTTGTATCTAAGCCTTTCTTGTTAGCTTCCTCACGCAACTCCTTCACAATCATCCCACGAAATTCGCTAATTGCAATCAATTTGTTCGATTCATCAGTCTCATCAGAAGAATCTAGGTTTGTTTCCCTCTTCCTCTTCGATTCTTCCTTCTTAGTGTCTTCTTCAAGCCCCTCTATCTGCACGACGAAACAAACACCCAAAAGCAAATTCGAATATTAACAAACAGCAAAAGAAGACTTCAATGGAAAAATCGATtcagagagacagagatagGGATACATACCAGAACGGCTTTGACTACGGTAGTACTGAGTCCACGTTCGGCGAGTTTTGAACGGAGTTCGTCGACTTTGAGCTTGCTGGCCATCTTCGTACTTCGAGTATTAGTTCCGCGAACAGGGAATGAGACTGAggaataaaatatgtttctacTTCGGAAGAGAGTTCGCGCGAACATCTTAAgagtcttttcttcttccttgtagCGGAAGTTACGATAACGCAAAGATCTCGTTGAAGTAATAAACTGAATACAACCCTAAGcctaaaaaaacttatttataataaagataaaagttttagaatattcttagaataaaagtaattatttaaataattaaataaatgtattatgaaataataaagatatttggaattacatatttaatatatgCTCCATCACCATCAATGGCCTCCCTTGAAAACTTTAGGgcttttctaaatttaatttttaaacattaaaataaagttCATGCTGATTTTTGCGGATTTTGCCCATATTGCTTTTTGAATATTGAAAAGACCCCAAACTTTAGTAATGAATTCTTAAATCTGcttctaaactttttttaataaattaattcaatccaaaatttattttctaccatttataatttaaagaatattttgaACATATCTCAAATGTGCTCATTGTCACTTAAACCGGACACAAATTATACCAtagtttttactaatttatgGTTCGCCACTAATCAATTTCGAACGACAACATGCATACAAATCATACATCCTAAACCTATTATTAGACTAGGGTTGACTGATGAACAATGatcacaattatttttattagaaaGATAGATCAGATTTACAAAcaattttctaattataattatattaatttttgtcgGCCTTCTTAAATGGGCTTGTCTTTGGATTATATGCAAAAGAAATCCAACAATCCAACAtatacaaaaaaggaaaacgacGTTGATACCTTCGCTGGAAAGAAGAATCGGATCCTGCTGAAAAGACCTGAGACAGCTGCTCGAACAATAGTGCTGGTGGTTGCAATATCCATGACAAATTCACCATATCGAATCTCTTGAGAGAAGTAATCAAGATCCATCAGGTTTCTTCTCTGACGAAACCACCTGAACTGCTACAAATCTTTCGACCAGTTCAAACATGCGATGACAGGCTCCGCAAAGTCAAGTTCCGTTCCTAGCACCCTGCTTACTCAGATTGAACAGCCCCCTTCTAGCTCCGGCGACCACCATTTCCTTCATGTAACAACTCTTCAATCCGGTCTGGTGGAAACAAGTACAAATGGTAGTGGCTCAATCCATCATCCATATCCTATCCAAACCGGAGCTGTGTCAAGAAAACTAGTTTGGTGTAAAAGGTTTTCTTGCTTGTATTGATCGGAGGCTAAAGCTCTTATATACATACGCATACAATTAAACCTAAGTACTTACATATATCACACAAGTAAACTTAgacaatatgaatattacatatacacacatatatctCTCAATACCCCCCCCTCAAGTTGGAGTATGAAGATCACAAATACCCAACTTGCCATGAAACTCATCAAACTCTTTGCGACCAAGCGCTTTAGTAAGAATATCAGCAAGCTGTTCTTTAGTACCAACATATTGAGGAGCAATAACACCACAGAGGATCTCATCACGGATAAAATGACAATCAGTCTCAATATGCTTCGTCCATTCATGAAACACCGGGTTCTTACTAATATGAATAGCCGACTGATTGTCACAATGAAGTGGGATCGGATAAGAACAATCAACACCAAGAAACATAAGAAGCTCCCGTAAACATAGAAGTTCACACACAATTACCGCCATCGAACGATATTCAGCCTCAGCCGAAGAACGCAAAACCACATCCTGTTTCCGTGTGCGCCAAGACACGGGAGAACCTCCAAGCTGAATAAACCAAGCCATGAGCGACCGACGACTAAGCGTGCATCCAGCATAATCAGCATCACACTAAGCCGTAATACGGAGATCTGTACCAGCACGCAAAAGAATGCCCTGTCCCGGACTATTCTTCAGATAACGAACCACACGAAGCGCAGCTTCCCAATGAAGCTCCTGGGGAGCATTCATAACTTGTGAGAGCATATGAATAGCATAAGAGATATCTGGACGAGTCACACTGAGATAAATAAGTCGGCCCACTAAGCGATGATACATGAAAGGATCTGGAAGAACTGCCCCACCCGCTCGCGCAAGGTGATGGTCTTGCTCAAGAGAATGAGAGACCGGTTTGGCACCAAGCAAACCCGAGTCACAAATGATATCGAGCGTATACTTCCGTTGACATAAATACATGCTTTCAGAATATCGAGCCACTTCAATGCCTAAGAAGTATTTCGAAATaccaagatctttcatatgaaagcaTGAACTTAAATATGTCTTGTTGGTACCGTGATCCGTCACTTTGGATCATGGGCTTGGGCCTTGGACAGACGTTGAAAATGGGCCTAAGACGGACAAATAAGATGGGCCAGGACGAAATGAAACCAGCCGATCGGCTGAGATGCGGAACACCGAAGTAAAAGAATAACAGTTGGGCAAAGCATCTTGGAGTTCGGAGATGGTTCAAAAATCAAGCAATAAATCGAATTAGTGAGAGCACGGGATTTGCGGAGTAAATTGATTCGACTTTAATTGTAATTAGACTATAAATAAGAGAGGGTGGGGATGTAGAAGGGGGTCGAAACTTTCACTTGGCAATAATACCTCACTTTCACTTTGCAAATAACTATTTATTCTTTTACTCTGCTCGGAATTAGAACGGTGATAAATAGTGAAACAACCGGACTTAATTCACTTCGGAACTCAGGTGAAAACCTTAGTTCTCACATGTCTTGAAACCAGCGATTATCTGTGGAGAACTTCCAGTAACAATGAGATCATCAACGTACACAAGAACATGAATCCGTGTATCCGCATCCGCGAAAATGAAAAGAGAGTAATCCTTCACACATTGTTTGAAACCATAGTCTTTCAAAGACGTAGAAAGCTTGCAAACCAACATCGAGGCGCTTGAAGGAGACCATAAAGAGACTTATGTAGACGGAAAACCTTTGTCTTATCATCAGTTCGAAACCCTGGAGGAAACCAAATATACACTTCTTCGTCTAAATCCCCATGTAAGAATGCATTGTGTAAATCGATTTGATGAACCTCCCAATCACGAGAAAAAGCAACTTCAAGAAAGGAACGAACTGTAGTCATCTTGCAAACCAGTGAAAATGTCTCGTTGTAATCCAAaccctctgtttaattattgcCAAGAACAACCAATCGGGCCTTATATCGTTCAAGTGTCCCATCCGACCGACATTTCAATGTAAAGACCCATTTACAACCCAAAGCTTTCTTTCCTGGAGGAAGAGTCTCAACAGTCCAAGTGCCCTGATCCTCAAGTGCATCAACCTCCACACGGACCGCATTCCGCCAATTTTCATCAGGAAACCCTTCAGCATATGTTTTTGGAATAACACCAGCAGTTATAGCCGAAAGAAAAGCACGATGGTGCTTTGAAAACTGAGATCAATCCACATAAGAATCAATTGGATACCAACTGGAGTCCGTGAAATCACCATCCGACTCAACCTATGCCGTGTTAATGACATAATCCTGAAGTTTAGTGGGGACAAACTTTTGTCGGCAACCTCTGCCCATGGGAATCATTTCTTGAACGGTTTCCGACTCCGGAGACTCGGCAGAAGACTCGGTCGGAGACGGAGACTCGACAACAATATCCGTATGTGGCGGAACAGCCGCACAACCTCGTGTAGGCGGCGAAACCAAATCCGCACCCAGTTCAACTGGGACAACAACCGAGGGTTGAGTGTGAGAGGAACGAACACCAAGAAGTAAAGAGAAAAACTCATCACAGCAATCAATACCCTCGTCAGGTCGAGAGgtcagaggagaagaagataccAACATAGGCGGGTCCGTACTCGTAGAAGGCGAGACAACATAGGGAAACTCTGTTTCCATGAAAATGACATCGCGAGACATAGAAATCACACCACTATCAAGATTATAAACCTTCCAACCCTTTTTCCCAAACGGATAACCAAGGAAAATCGACTTAGTGCTCCTAGAAGCAAACTTATCACCATCCCGGCGTTGATCATGAACGTAACATAAACAGCCAAACACCCGAAGGTGATTCATTGGTGGTGGTCGATCATATAACATCTCAAAAGGAGTCTTTCCATTGAGAACCGCAGTCGGTGTGCGGTTAATCAAGTAACCTGCGGTCAGTGcacaaaacttcaaaattccACTGGTAGAGCGGCTTGGAAACATAAGGCCCACGCAACGTTTAGTATATGTCGAAGTCTCATGAATGATTCCTTTTTCACGAAAGAAACCACTAAGGGAAAGAAACTCGGATCCATTATCACTCCTAATTGTCTTAATCTTCCTATCAAATTACCGCTCAACAAGAGAGACAAAGTCACGTAGTGtagatttgttatttatttagatgGCAACAAATATAGCCATACAGCCCGCGAGTAATCATCAACGATGGTGAGAAAAAATCTTGACCCACAAATTGTCGTAGTCCGATAAGGACCCCATAGATCACAGTGAACTAATTCAAAAACCGATGATGTCTTATTAATACTCAAAGGGAAAGAATCATGTGTTGGCTTAGCGCGTATACAAACGTCACAAGACTTGGAATCAAAAACACAACTACTAGTATTATCATTAGATAACTTCAACATCTCCATTGCTTTAGATGAGGGGTGCCCCAAACGTCGATGCCATAGATCATCAGTTTGCTGGTACAAGATTTGTGTCATTGCCGCTACATCCACTCCTCTAAAGAAATAGAGTCCGTTTACTAGCTCACCGGCTCTAATCCGCATATGTGTGATGCGGTCCTGAACAACACAAAGTCTATCAGAGAGCTGAAAGATACAACCCGTATCTCTAGTGAGTTGAGAAACTGAAATAAGATGGCATTGAAGACTATCCACAAAGAACACATTCGACAATTGCAGCTTAGAACCCAAACACACAGTTCCCTTTTTAGTTGCCACAGTAAAACGTCCGTCCGGTAGCTTGATATAAACCGGGGACATatcaaaaacttcaacaaaGAACTCAATGCTTCCCGTCATGTGATTAGAAGCCCATGTATCAATAACCCATGATTTGATAAAATACTTACCCAAGAGTCGCTCACGTGTGTCTGACTTTCGCTCGTTAAGCATCTTCTTCAAGGATTCCCATTCTTGATCACTTAAGCCGATGATTCCTGAACGATCAGCTTCTGTGATAACCGAATTAGCAACAACAGATGGTTGAGTTACTACCACCTGGTTGGCATGAGCTGGTTCGACGCTCTTGGATGGCAAAGGCAGAGTTCCACGTAGTTCAACATGAGAACTACTCGAGCTTCCCGATTGTGTAGTTGGGAGCTTTGAGCCGTTCGACCAAGGATGATCACCCCACCACCAAGGATAGCCAATCTTGTGAAAAAAGTTGGCAGCAAGATGTCCAGTTCGTCCACAACTAGAGCAAACCGCAGCTGGATCGCGAAGCATACTCTGTTGACGAGAACGAACCAAAGTTTGTACCGCAAAACTCGCACCTTCGTTTTGTTCTTCCAGCAAACGGCTCCCTCTCTTGGAATCCTCATCCTGAGTCACAACCTGATATGCCTCATCAAGAGAAGGCAATGGATTACGAGATAGGAGAGAGGATTTTACCGCACCAAACAAGGATTCATCTAAACCCATAAGAAAATGGTGAAGCTTATCCTCCTCACGCTCCTTTGCAATCTCTTCCACAGTTTTAGCTCTCTGAAAATCCGCAAGACTCGTCCACAATTTGGTAAGCTTCCCATAGTATGCTTCCACAGCTGTACCTTTCTGTTGACAATTGGCAAGCGCTGTTTTGAATCGCTGAACCCTTTGCTCGTTCTTCACAGAGAAACGCTTTTGTATATGCGTCCACAGATCACAAGCGATTTCATGGTGAGACAACGAACTGCTCAAATTCGGTGCCACCGTAAGCTTGATCCACGAAACCACCATGGCGTTATTCGCCCACCAGTCCTCAAGGTCATCTGAGTCATCACTCGGTTTGAGAATCGATTCAtcaaattgatactaagatttttatatgtcctagcaggttcaattaaccttatgcagttgtaatacttaaggtgtcaatccagttggaaaactttactatcactcaagatgcaatcaggatttcacaagtcaagccaattcaaagagagtgtttttatctaacaatcctagaatgatgaaaatgcaaaacggaaatgaactacagaactagaaacggaaatgaactacagaactagaaacaaaaatgtatggcaagaagtaaacaaaagtaaaaaacgaaaatgattctaagcatgaagaaacgaaacagtctcaggaatgtaatatcaatcaaaaagataaaagtcctaaggatgggagtaattgatatcggtggagtatcctagtctacagagtgtttaacatacgacaagcaaactatccctaaacaatgaacatcacaacttagctaatccaatctcttggcaaaagctactcagactcaaccagttccatacctagctctcgctagagaaacatggtcgagcaggcatgacaaacaagttcattcacgtcaacaaacatcctagacaactaatctcttaggctaggaacgtaagtctctagcactagttggtcagacatttcatcaacaccttttgggtgtggaaatgtcttaaacctagttccaattgatcagagagaaaatagtaattctaacactagtccagaagggaatcatacaaatcaaagcttaaacaccctacatcctaagatcctccacctagtctatcccatccccaagaacCTTAACACTACTCaaatccggaaatcatcaccaaagatacaaatccagaaaacattgaacaaagCATAGTAGATAGAAataaatgagaagaacaactttgtagaagaaatcaagtacaaaaactgaataaactcgaAGACGTCTGATTACAAGTCTCAGAgcgttttttggtggctaggtcaaaccttagaaaataaaacgagataaaagataagatgtcccaaaccaagacttaaaaaaatgtatatatagtaaaaaaatgtgaattcctaaaacttaaaacgacaagatcgagcgtcggttcgggaatctcttgatgcgtgtgaaaccaaacatgtgcggtcgagtcgcgtgtcgtctctccctgGGGTGAGATCGAGTGAACGGATCGATTCGAGGTCATACGACTCGAGgtgggtcgagtggaggtgaCGCGACgcgagctgggtgtatatgtATCCACTAAAATGGTGATAAATCTTGAACCACGCCTCTGAttgacttgaaataaacggaattggaaagatgactcaattccctacaattTTGATGAATACGTCGAAAGCTTaatcccaaagtaaaatcttca
It encodes the following:
- the LOC104724348 gene encoding poly [ADP-ribose] polymerase 2-like yields the protein MASKLKVDELRSKLAERGLSTTVVKAVLIEGLEEDTKKEESKRKRETNLDSSDETDESNKLIAISEFRGMIVKELREEANKKGLDTTGTKKELLERLCNDASNDSNAPVKSGIDEAEDDKNGFEEDKKKEKIVTATKKGAAVLDQWIPDQIKKQYHVLQRGDNVYDAILNQTNVRDNNNKFLVLQVLESDTKKTYMVYTRWGRVGVKGQSKLDGPYYSCHPAIEIFRNKFFDKTKNYWPRRKEFIPHPKSYTWLEMDYGKEENDSPVSVNDIPSSSSEFKPENSKLDTRVAKFISLICDVSMMAQHMMEIGYDANKLPLGKISKSTISKGYEVLKRISEVIDRFDRKKLEELSGEFYTVIPHDFGFKKMSQFVIDTPQKLKQKIEMVEALGEIELATKLLSVDWGLQDDPLYYHYQQLNCGLTPVGADSEEFSMVARYMENTHAKMHSGYTVEIAQLFRASRGVEADRFQQFSSSKNRMLLWHGSRLTNWAGILSQGLRIAPPEAPLTGFMFGKGVYFADMFSKSANYCYANRRSNDGVLLLCEVALGDMNELLCSDYNADDLPPGKLSTKGVGKTAPNPSEAQTLEDGVVVPLGKPVQSSCSEGMLLHNEYIVYNVEQIKMRYVIQVKFKYKH
- the LOC109127356 gene encoding uncharacterized protein LOC109127356, yielding MLVCKLSTSLKDYGFKQCVKDYSLFIFADADTRIHVLVYVDDLIVTGSSPQIIAGFKTCIEVARYSESMYLCQRKYTLDIICDSGLLGAKPVSHSLEQDHHLARAGGAVLPDPFMYHRLVGRLIYLSVTRPDISYAIHMLSQVMNAPQELHWEAALRVCDADYAGCTLSRRSLMAWFIQLGGSPVSWRTRKQDVVLRSSAEAEYRSMAVIVCELLCLRELLMFLGVDCSYPIPLHCDNQSAIHISKNPVFHEWTKHIETDCHFIRDEILCGVIAPQYVGTKEQLADILTKALGRKEFDEFHGKLGICDLHTPT